A genomic segment from Malus domestica chromosome 05, GDT2T_hap1 encodes:
- the LOC114823074 gene encoding TMV resistance protein N-like, whose amino-acid sequence FALSSQMALASAPAVFPWKYHVFLSFRGEDTRRGFTDHLYKQLEGRGIKTFRDEPELERGTEINPELMRAIDQSRSAIIVLSTNFASSSWCLRELTHIVRCMKEKKRIFPIFYGVDPSDVRHQRGSFGKAIAEHEVNYREHMEEVNEWRKSLKRVANLAGWNSKDYRYDTELIQGIVNTLWEKVHPTFSMLDSSERFVGIDSKLEEIDLLLDTDANDVRFIGIRGMGGVGKTTLARLVYERISDDFEGSSFLANVREVCRAHDGVAHLQKQLLSDILRENNIQVWNAYSGITRISRCLCSKKVLLILDDVDQLDQLEKLVKQKEWFGFGSRIVVTTRDERLLVEHGIEMVYEVKPLTQDEAFSLFSWKAFKDDELEEDFLELSKCFISYARGLPLALKTLGSLLYKRGRDEWKSALDKLKQAPNKTIFETLKISYDGLDELEKRIFLDIACFHKFCERERVIERLENCGFVGTRVVIQVLFEKSLLYISYKSVSMHDLIQEMAWEIVRRESYEEAGGRSQLWLPNDILHVLAENTGSEAIEGIVLHLSEFEEAHCNPEAFTKMCNLRLLDIHNVSLSKGPKYIPNALRVLKWSWYPSKCLPPIFQPDELTVLSLQHSKIDHLWNGIKCLGNLKSIDLSYSHNMTRTPDFTGIKNLKELVLEGCTNLIKIHSSIGFLRRLRLLNLKDCKSIKNLPNKVEMESLEVFDISGCSKLKKIPEFVGEMKNFSKLSVSRTVVQEIPSSVIRWSLEGIDLSGITLRETESSLVSVKISQLTNFLGCNAPPARSWLSFIFGEFPTKISHPVSLVLASLKDLCFLKNLNLEDCNLCEGAIPEDIGFLSSLEKLNLSGNHFVSLPASISGLSKLMCFELQNCKRLQQLPATSLNSRLSIHTENCTSLKMLRYLPHACRSSKFWLTSVNCFSLAGNQGCNAIMHSMLKRFIQELPHFVEFFSILIPGSEIPEWFNNQSMGDSVIEKLPSHSCNREGMGFALCAIFAAAESISAPTCGRKWLRRHEYLIEFRCSFGSNSTFQDMPQTIGIMVNKVVSDHLWLVFLSWKFLFPSDHQPEKNRWESCWNQIQFHFETECAVGSKTCLKVKKCGVRPLYEQDTEEELNRTTKQYSDRSISLCEDVTNCDFEE is encoded by the exons TTTGCGTTGAGCAGCCAAATGGCCCTAGCTTCTGCTCCTGCAGTTTTTCCATGGAAATACCATGTGTTTCTGAGTTTCAGAGGTGAAGACACCCGTAGGGGTTTTACAGATCATTTATACAAACAGTTGGAGGGGCGAGGAATCAAGACTTTCAGGGACGAACCGGAACTTGAAAGAGGGACAGAAATCAATCCAGAGCTCATGAGGGCAATTGACCAATCAAGGTCTGCAATCATAGTTCTTTCGACAAACTTTGCTTCTTCAAGTTGGTGTTTGCGAGAACTTACTCATATTGTTCGATGcatgaaagagaaaaagagaattttTCCCATTTTTTATGGCGTGGATCCTTCTGATGTACGCCATCAGCGAGGGAGTTTTGGGAAAGCCATTGCGGAACATGAAGTAAATTATCGAGAACACATGGAGGAGGTAAATGAGTGGAGAAAGTCGTTGAAAAGGGTGGCTAATCTCGCTGGGTGGAATTCAAAGGATTATAG GTATGATACAGAGCTTATCCAAGGAATCGTCAATACACTATGGGAGAAAGTGCATCCTACGTTTTCAATGTTAGATTCCTCAGAGAGGTTTGTCGGAATTGATTCTAAACTGGAGGAAATAGATTTGCTTTTAGATACAGATGCAAACGATGTTCGCTTTATAGGGATACGGGGGATGGGTGGAGTGGGTAAGACAACCCTAGCTAGATTAGTTTACGAGAGAATTTCTGATGATTTTGAAGGTAGCAGTTTTCTTGCTAATGTTAGAGAGGTCTGCAGAGCACATGATGGTGTAGCTCATCTACAAAAGCAGCTTCTTTCTGATATCTTAAGGGAAAATAACATACAAGTTTGGAATGCTTATAGTGGAATCACTAGGATAAGTAGGTGTTTATGCAGTAAAAAGGTTCTTCTCATACTCGATGATGTGGATCAATTAGACCAACTAGAAAAGTTGGTCAAACAAAAAGAGTGGTTTGGTTTCGGGAGTAGAATCGTCGTTACAACTAGAGATGAACGTTTGTTAGTTGAACATGGTATAGAGATGGTATATGAGGTTAAGCCATTAACCCAAGATGAAGCTTTTTCTCTCTTTAGTTGGAAAGCCTTTAAAGATGATGAGTTGGAAGAGGATTTTTTAGAACTGTCTAAATGTTTCATCAGTTATGCAAGAGGTCTTCCATTAGCTCTTAAAACTTTAGGGTCTTTATTGTACAAAAGAGGTCGAGATGAATGGAAGAGTGCACTAGATAAACTGAAGCAAGCTCCAAATAAGacaatttttgaaacattgaaaataaGTTATGATGGACTAGATGAGCTTGAGAAGAGAATCTTCCTTGACATTGCATGTTTCCATAAGTTTTGTGAAAGGGAGCGAGTAATTGAAAGACTAGAAAACTGTGGCTTTGTTGGCACTCGCGTTGTGATCCAAGTTCTTTTTGAGAAATCTCTCTTGTATATTTCATACAAGTCTGTGTCTATGCATGATTTGATACAAGAAATGGCATGGGAGATTGTTCGACGAGAGTCTTACGAGGAGGCAGGTGGTCGTAGTCAGTTGTGGCTTCCTAATGATATCTTGCATGTGCTTGCAGAGAATACA GGATCAGAAGCAATTGAAGGCATAGTTTTACACTTAAGTGAATTTGAAGAGGCACACTGCAATCCTGAAGCTTTCACTAAGATGTGTAACCTGAGGTTGCTCGACATTCATAATGTGAGCCTTTCTAAGGGCCCCAAGTATATTCCGAATGCTTTAAGAGTTCTCAAATGGAGCTGGTATCCCTCCAAATGTCTCCCACCAATTTTTCAACCGGATGAACTTACAGTACTTAGTCTGCAGCATAGCAAAATTGATCACCTTTGGAATGGAATAAAG TGCTTGGGCAATTTGAAGTCTATCGATCTTAGTTACTCCCACAACATGACAAGGACCCCAGATTTCACAGGTATTAAAAATCTCAAAGAGCTGGTTCTTGAAGGTTGTACCAATTTAATTAAGATTCATTCATCCATTGGGTTTCTCAGAAGGCTTAGACTTTTAAATCTCAAAGACTGTAAAAGTATTAAGAATCTCCCAAACAAGGTAGAAATGGAATCTCTTGAAGTATTTGATATTTCTGGCTGCTCAAAACTGAAAAAGATTCCAGAATTTGTTGGagaaatgaaaaatttctctaagCTTTCTGTAAGCCGAACCGTTGTTCAGGAAATACCTTCCTCAGTTATACGTTGGAGTTTGGAGGGGATTGATTTAAGTGGAATTACTTTGAGAGAGACGGAATCCTCCCTGGTTTCAGtgaaaatttctcaactaacaaatttTCTTGGATGTAATGCACCACCAGCTAGATCAtggctttccttcatttttggCGAATTTCCAACAAAGATTTCTCACCCTGTGAGTCTGGTCTTAGCTTCATTGAAAGATTTATGCTTTCTGAAGAATTTAAATCTGGAGGACTGCAATCTTTGTGAAGGAGCAATTCCCGAGGATATTGGTTTCTTGTCTTCTTTAGAAAAACTAAATCTTAGCGGAAACCATTTTGTTAGCCTTCCTGCAAGCATCAGTGGGCTTTCTAAGCTGATGTGTTTTGAATTGCAAAATTGCAAAAGGCTTCAACAACTGCCAGCCACTTCCTTAAACAGCAGATTAAGTATACACACAGAGAATTGTACTTCCTTAAAAATGCTCCGATATTTACCACATGCTTGCAGATCAAGCAAGTTTTGGTTGACTTCTGTCAATTGCTTCAGTTTGGCTGGAAATCAAGGTTGCAATGCCATAATGCATTCAATGCTAAAGAGATTCATTCAG GAGCTCCCTCATTTTGTGGAATTTTTCAGTATACTAATTCCTGGAAGTGAAATTCCTGAGTGGTTCAATAACCAAAGcatgggggattcggtgattgAGAAGCTACCTTCGCATTCATGCAATAGGGAGGGGATGGGATTTGCTTTATGCGCTATATTTGCAGCTGCTGAAAGTATTTCAGCTCCCACTTGTGGACGAAAATGGCTACGACGTCATGAATATTTAATTGAATTTCGTTGCAGTTTTGGTTCAAACAGCACCTTTCAAGACATGCCTCAGACTATTGGAATTATGGTTAACAAGGTAGTGTCAGATCACCTCTGGTTGGTCTTTCTATCTTGGAAATTTCTTTTCCCATCAGATCATCAACCTGAGAAAAATCGTTGGGAGAGCTGCTGGAATCAGATTCAGTTTCATTTCGAAACAGAATGTGCTGTCGGAAGCAAGACATGCTTGAAGGTGAAGAAGTGCGGAGTCCGTCCACTGTATGAACAAGATACAGAAGAAGAGCTGAACCGAACGACTAAACAATATTCCGACCGAAGCATTTCTTTGTGTGAGGATGTTACCAATTGTGATTTTGAGGAATAA